Genomic DNA from Trichoderma asperellum chromosome 5, complete sequence:
GATCCTAGAATACGATGCCTCAAGGGCTGTTGGCTGGATGAGATCCGATTGGGCTATGGCAGTGGCAGTATCAGAACATGGAATGGCCAACGTCATAATATCTATTAGATCGGAGATGGCTCACCATGAGAATAACCTCGGCAGCCAATAGGCCCCCCATGGAGTGGCCAATGAGGATGACATCGGTTTTGGGCGACTCGTGAGGCTCTAACCAAGCACTGAAGTTATCCCTGGCGACCTCTATTGACTTATACGTTTTGTATCTAGGGTAAACCTTGGAATACACGGCGTGGGTTTCTGACAAAGTCTCACGCAGCACATTGTGGACATGCGCAGGGAACGACTGAAAAGACTGGTCATTGCCATAGAATCCATGGATGTAGACCAAGAGGAGGGTCCGCCTGCCATCCGAGTCGGATCTTGATGGTGCCAGAGACTGTGATGACGAGGGACGAGGGACTTTTGAGTCTAGAATCGACGGGCCCGTGTTCAGCGAGCCCTGTGATTCCTCCACCTCTGAGTAAGGAGGCGGTGGAGGCAGCTGAGAAGCGTCCCTTGGAGGCAAAGGAGGCGGCGATGCCATGATGTTGAATACAAAGGCCAAAGATGGAATAAAGGGTGGATAAGATAACTGGAAGATGAACCTATGTCTCGGGTAGCTAATAGAAGGAAACGATGCTGGCGATTTCAGGCTAAGCAAAAAGTTGCAATGAAATATTATGGTATATTATTCCAAATGCAGCTGCTAAATCATGCACTGCTATAGTCGGAGGATGATTGGCATGCATATAGAGAGGAGCACTGCATCACCAACCGCCAATGTTGGATCCAAACTCATCAGTGGATTGGTCATGCTAGTACGGGCGGGGGAGGCACGAGGCTGAAGGGGGCTAGTTCCTATTAGAGCCCGGAAGCCTCCCGCGCTGCTTAATCGATAAGAACGAGCGATTCATCGGAGAAATTATTGCTTGGATACTAGTAGGTACGATAGGCTGTCTTTACCAGCACAAGCACCACAGAGTATCCGAACacatacctacatgtagtacGGAGTGCGGAGTACCAGTTGACGTATTTGTTCTCCAACTGAGCAGGCATCATACGGGATATTACCGGGCAGGTCTTCAGGGCACCCTTTTTTAGCGCATTGCAGACGTGTCAGGGTTACGTACAGCCGTGCTGACCAGCCAGGGCCTGGTGCCTGAGCAGCGTACCGGTACCTAAACAGTTGCGAGTTCATGCGCTACATGGCTGGGTCTGGCGCCACTGACGGCGGGGACGGGCTGTCTCAGCAAGCTTCAGCCGCGGCCAATGGCGGGCGATATTGGAGCGTCGGTGCATAAAGAACAAAGAATTACGCAAACAATCACGGGTCGTCATTGCGGCGCAGGTCCTGAAATGACAAAAGGACCTGTACCAACGGAACGAATATTCATGACCTGCAgctgagttttttttttttttttttttgcgttGTTTCCACCATCACGTTTCTTGCTCACCGTCGACGCCATTATACGGCCCCAGCGTATCCGTATGACTCTGGAATCGAACCCGTGCATCAAATGCTTCCATAGACAGCATGCTTCAGAGACACGCATCGCAGATAGGCGCTCCACATTGGAAGAACGTTGAAAATTAGCAGTAGTCGTAGTCGTCGTGCTAACACTCTTCTAGCAACCTGTAGATTAGCAAGGAGCTCTCGCCTTGCTCCTAGTCTCCGCCGTTTTTCGTCGTGCAGTCTCTAATCGGCAAGATGCAAGCCGCACTTAGAAGGCACTAGCAGGGTTTGCCTAGGACTTGTTTTTGCCCATTGCCTTGAGCAAACACCGAATAGCGTGTATAAACAAAGCGGACGGGCCGTTgataatagagagagagaatctCCTCAGGCCACTAGGTATGTATTGGTGGTAGCAATAAGAAATAGTATACGTATTCGCAATCTGACTCGTGGAGTACCTATTTTACTGAATGAAAAACATATATCCGAATCTTGGGCCTTTGCACCCAACTCCCCTGTTAGTTATACGTGTGAACCTGAATAGGTTCTTGAAAAGACTATACCAATCCATATACATGACAGCTAGTGAAAGGCCCATAGAGCACTACTActgtataatataatgcaaTTACTGCTACAATCCTCTCTATTCGGGCCCTATGTTTACTTTACCGTGCCATTCCGTTCGCTTTCTTGTCCCGAGATGGATCCCTTGGGCGGTTCACCGTAGAGGACTATTATAGATCAATGCTACGATACCTAGCCTGAAGCATCTTAGCACCGCCCAGTTCCGCCATCAGGTGCCTCGACAAAGTTCAGGAGGATACGAAGTGCATTAGCAGCCCGCTCCTTGGTCCTTTAATAGCAAAGAAACCCGCTGGTCTACCGCGACTGCATTTTAACTTTCCATCCCAGCCGCATTTGGCATGCATCCATCTCGACAGCTAGTCCTGAGATGGACATATTCAACCAACGCTTTataccatcgccatcgccgtgTAGGTAGAGTTGTGTGTAGTATGTACAAGCTCAGGCACGCCATAGCATACGCTACTGCTCTAGTACAGGTACAATTACAGGGACACGCGGACCTGCATTGCTTTGGCGCATCTTGGCACTCGACGTTCCGACGCTTGGACCCGCGAATCGTGAGGTTACTTGCCTGTGATTGGCCGCCAGCACCGCGACCCGCACCAAGCGAAATTACCTACAACTTCTGCTTGCTGGTCGTCGGACTGGCATGCGCTAGAATCAGGCTACTCCCAGGCACAGACGACGCCAAAGCAGGAATTGGGGGCACCTAATCAACGACATCCCAGCTGCAAAAGCCCCGGCATCCTCGTCAGCGTCGTGCAGCTCGGCTTCGGACCCAGGCACGCTCCCCAAAGGGTCCTATGCCCGTGCTATGGCAGAGCctggtgcctgtgcctgtgcctgtgccggtacataggtagtagtatCTGTACCTTGCCTGTGCCTGCACCTCGATGCTAGTGCGCCTGTGCCTGGCAGTAGCAGCAAATCTCAGTGGCCCGGTTCGTCCCTGCGCCTGGTCGGAGAGATTGCATCTGTTGCCCCTTCCTTCGCTTCTCTGTCTGCtggctcttttctttctcttttgccctTTTCCCATCGTGGCCAGCGGATGTGCGCGCATCATtgctttgtttcttcttcttcgtcgccatGACCGTTGCCTTCCTTTTTGTTGAACGTTGTTGAGTCATTCATTAGAAAAGGGGAATTTTACAAGCCATTTTAGCATTGCAGAAGCGGATACGAGAAGCCCAGCGCACCACGAgcaaacgaaacgaaacgaatTGCCGCCACGGCACTGGTTCCTGGGTCTTCCATCTTACGttgaatttttcttttcctcagtCTTACGCGCCTGACTTCGATTAAGTCCATCCTCTAGTATCACGGACGGATGGTAGAGGGACATTGGTTGCGACGGGATATTCCAAAAAGAACAACggcaacgacgacgacaacgacgacgacgacgggcAACGGCATATCTCCAGGACCCTCAAGATGCCGCCAGCAGGAAGAATAGCGAACTAGATTTTCACTCTCTTCATCCCCCACGACACCCCGGAACACAATACAATCGTCATTGCTGGGCATATCATTGGTATTGCCCACCGACATCGTCGCAATGACAAGCCACGAGTCTTCACTCCTTCAGGCCCGTGGTGGCGCTCATGCCCACGCTCATTCCGCATACAAACACCGACACGCACATGGTCATGGCCATGACCATCTGCACCATCATTATCCTCATGACGCCGTCTCTGGCCCCCGGCCCGGCGACGACAAGCCAGACACCAACCAAAGCCCGGATCTCAAGAAGCGAGCCAATGCGCCCGCCATAGATGAAAAGTCTACCGATGGGATAACTCCCACCGCAACGTCCCTCGTTACCGAGGTCATCCAGACCGTTTCGCTCGTTCAGATCGTGGACACCCTTGGATCGCCGCTCTCCACGCTGACTCAATTTGCTGTACCAAACACTGTTGTTATCAACAAGGACACGGGCAAGACCATTTCTGCTTCGAATCCGGATCccactccagctccagctgccCCGGGCTCCGGCCCAGATCTCAGCAAAGGGGTCTCATCGTCGTCTACTATTAGCTCGCAAGCAAAGGCTACTCCTCTCCCGTCGATATCTGCATCTTCTCCGGCGTCCCTCTCGCCATCCgctccttcttcatcgccatcaacggctcctccaccagcatcTTCACCAGCGTCTTCGCCAGCGTCTTCGCCAGCGTCTTCGCCAGCGTCTTTACCAGCATCTTCGCCAGCGCCTTCGCCAGCGCCCTCACCGGCCCCTTCGTTGGGAATAGGCCACCATAACGGAACAAACAGTATGTCGCCTTGTATTCAAGATTGAGAGAATAGCACCTGCTTGCTTCCATATTTTGTCACTCGCTGCCTCCTTGTATGCTAACTTCAATATAATAGTCCATCGTTCTAGCAGTCATTCAAGCGCAGCCAATTCCATGTTCTATGCAGAATCAGTAAATGCTACCGCCACATCAACAACGCTTTCTTCGACAACACCGACAACGCACTCTTCCACTTCGCtgacaacaaaaacaaaaacaacaaccTCAGAGTCTTCTTCCTTTGAGCCTACGTCCTTTACAGAACCAGTCACCTCAACTATCTCTTCTTTTGAGCCACAGGCTACTGATGGCGGATTTGGTGGCGGATTTGGTGGAGGTGCCACTCCGTCTACCATAGACAGCACACAGCCTAccccttcttcgtcttcaaacTCAACTGTGAGCGCACTCTCCCCCCAGCAAAAGCAAGTTATTGGAGGGGTACTTGGAGGCGTTGCTGGCGccgctttctttcttgttttggTCCTGGTAGCTTTGAGGTGGAAGAGGCGTCAAAATAACGCGGCTCTTGTTGCCGGTCAACCTACATCGGAGTCTCGTGGGTTGCCTCCAGCCTCCGGCGCTCCCAGTGGAGTTCCCAATGGCGGAGATGGGAGCGGCGGCGGAAGTGCCATGGCGGAAAAATACAGTGCTGTAGCCCTTACTGCGGCTTTCACCGGCTTGGCTCCTAAGAGGAGCTCTGCTTCTGTGAATTCTTCGGAAATGGGGGAAAGAGGTTTCTACCGCGTGTCTGGCAGAAAGTTGCCTTCAGTGCTACAGGTAGGGGGCGATGGGTACTCGGATCCTCGCTCGAGTTTCATGAGTGGCACATCAGACTACTATCGAGGTTCGCAAGCTTTTGACCCCTTCGGAGGACCAGGAACCCGGTTACAACTAGGGGCTCCCATGCGTCCAGATAGCGGCGTGCCAATTGTTCGATCCGGCCCGGCTCGCCCTGTGGTTGCAGAAGAGAATCCATTCGCGGACCCTCCGACGTCCCCCCCTGGTGACGTTTCGGCGCCCCCATCGGCGCGGCCACGCGGCAGTCCACGGAGGGGATCTAGATTCCAAGAGGGCATTTGATTTATATCAAGCTATCACACATATCCATATGTGTACAAGTTCATACCCTATACCCATGTCGTTCCTGTACATTTTTCACTTGATTTTGCTTTTGTGTCTATTTTCATGGCACTCTAAACATACTAAAAAGAACATTTCCtttctgttgctgttgcacTCACCGGGCTGCTCCCCCTCTTAAGGAGCGTCGAGTTTGGTTTTTTATTCAGTCGAccctatcttttttttttcttgatatatcttttaagatggcgttgatgtGGGATATGGCGGATTTTCGGGGCTGTTAATTTcgaggaaaaggaaggaaaggataTAGAGGAAAAGCAAGGGCAATAGTTTTTTCATACTTGGGAGGaccattttcttttgtacttgtctgcctcttctctttctttttctttcttgtccgTCTCTAACGATAGTCGATTTGCATCGGTGGAGATTTGGGAGGGAGCGACTCTTACATTTATACACCTTGCAATTCTTGTTATGTGTAGGATAATGCAGGTTATCAGAAAATAGTAGAAATATTGCATATATGttactttttattctctGCAAGAATGTGATGTGATGTTCTGTTTGGAGTCTCCGTCTTGTTTGCCTTACCCTACACGCCACGAATGTTTTTCGCAAACACGGATGCGAAgaaaatagtatatattagaTGCCGCAATGCAGGCTCCATATGGAGAATCAGATAGCGCATAGTCGGATCGTGTCTACGTTTAGTTTGTGTTTTGAATGGGACATACGTACTGGCAATGCGTTGATAAGCGGGCGAGACATTGATGAAACGATGAAGGATGCGTGTGAACGGCCCGGTATCGAGATGAAATATGGGAGGGGCAGCTCATACAGAGTTCTCTCGCAGAACCAACTTTTCCCCCTTGGTATTGAGTAGCAGCCCGAGTCATGAGATCACCGAGGCCTTGTGTTCAACCAATTTCCACGTGGGTGGTATTGTCTGACGGATTCTAGTTTGCTGCGAGAGAGCCAAGGCGAACAAGAGCGAGCTATGTATAGCACTCAACTGTAGCCCAAATTTAGATACGATATcgtaaagctataataagaCTAGAGAGGGCAGCAAAGCTTGGACGTGATAGGGCTGGTGACCTTGCCTGTGCTCTTGTTTAATACTATGCTTACTCAATACTATTGCGGGCTATTTTGGGAGGTTCTTTTTGCGAACTCGGGGGCGTGATTGGGCTGGGCCGCTTTTTTAGAAAGCTGACGGGGACCgtttattgctgctgctttggcaCTAATGCAACTAGTCCTAGAGTTTGCACTGTTTTGTCGAgttgttggttggttggttggagCTGGGCTTTGAAGAACAATGTCGCCGTCATGCGCGCGTCGTGTTTTCGGTAAGccgggagggggaggggaaaaaagaagaagaagagagatggatTTCAAATTAGTTCAGGACTTTCGAGTGGCGTTTCTTTTGGACGGTAAACTTGGTCTGAAGATGTTTGTGCGTTTCACATCTGATTTATTCTTGTCGCAGTTAGATGGGACTTTCGCCTGTTCCTGACGGTGGCGGGTGGGGCAATGAAACATAGAAAAGAGAATGCGAATAAGAGAAGGGGGGCCGGTGTGGCTGGGTATTTTGCACGGCTATTGTCTTTTTATTCTTGTCTGAACCTATAATAGCTAACAGAAGTCCTAGTACAGCATTAGTGAGCAAGTCCGCCAGCCCGTTGATAAGTTCGATATCCAGGTCCGCTCGTGTAAGATTGCTAGCAAAGGATTCGTTTCCATCTCCGCAATTGCCGGCCCGGGCTCACACGTGCTCAtttcgtcttctccctcttcttgagTTGAGATGCCGTTTTGCCAGAGCTGTACGGAGGCTAGGGTGGAggattattactattacctTGCTACTAAGATAGGTGTGTGAATGCATAGGTACCTGCCTACATTAGGCACCGATACGTACCTTTATATAGATTCCTAGGCTTATACTTGTAACGCTTGGTTGGCAGCTTTATATTACCGATTTTCTctgcaaaagaagagaatcATGCCGGTAGCTACGGGGGACGTAGGTATTACGGGGTAACCAGTAATCTATTACTACTAGCACCTGTGTGAGTAGCCCTGGGCTGACGAAGAACCCCCGGAATGAAGATAAAGCCCGCAGGTCTGGAGTGCGGACTCCGAGCATGTCCGATTTGAGCATAGAAAGAAGGGGAGAGGGACAGCTGCTGTGTTTTGTTTCTGCTGTCACAGGATGCTGCGTATTGGATAGGATCTGGCTGGTTCTCCTAGCATGGGAGGCGAGACAGCGATTCTTGTGCCTTGATGGGGTGAAGGTGAAGGGGtcgtagaagaagaaagatgtAAGCATATCAATAGTAATATCAATCAGTCGAATTGCGAAGACGCGGAGTTgccttgcttttattttcttgtaCTACCCAAAATATCTTATCATGCTGTTGTATGTGCAAAAGCCCTTTATCGCAGTCAATGTTGTTGATGCCAGGACGCTTCAAGTCCATTCAATGCCAGGTCCGCGGCGCATTGACGGCGTCAGGCGCACTGTTACACGGCATGACGCCAGCGGTATCACCTTTGGCCAAGCCCCTAGCCGTTAGGTAGGTAGTGACATTACAGGTCCGGCATGTACTGCCAAGTATTGACCCATTAGCCCACCTAAGGTACCTGTAGTGCTTTGGGTTTGcgtctgcagcagcacaCGCGCTGTTTCGGGTATTAGTGGGCTGATCCGGCGAGGAACGGTGCGCGCAGCGTGACTCAAATGGCATGTGTTCGTTCGTCCCTTGCACTGCTGCGCATCCAAGGCCTACTGCCTGCAGGCTTCCCTAATCTGGAACGCTGCGGAACGACATTGGTTGTCGGCAAGAGGCCTGTAAAGGGGACCCGAGGCTGCGGAGAATTCGCAATACCTCGACAACACCTACAGTCCAGCACAGCCCTTCCCATCCGCAGTGGGTTTCGGGGCTCAGCGGCTAAGAAAATAGCCCGCGTTGTCAGAACTCCAGCGGCGCCCCCGCTTGCTCTTACCCAGTCCAGCGGCGCCTGCAGTGGTAATGGCTACTGTGCTACTGGTGCCTGCAATTAATGCCGTACCTGCCAGTACCTGCCAGTACCTGCGACCCTGGGGATGCGGTGCTCAGTAATCCTTCCGAATCAGATCTCCCTCTCACTCACTTCAATCCTTATCCTAAATCCTCATCCCCGTCCTCTCACAGCCTTGACCTGCTTCTCCCAGATGCGCTGCCCAACACCGCCTCgctgtatctttttttaaagcaaaagCGAATCATCGCGCCACGCCCTTCTTTCGAGCGCAAGTCGTATTAATTTCCCGCGCGGCCCTCGGCAGCGGCCCTGAGTAACGGTCACAGACGGACAGGCAGACACAATCGGCCACAGGCAGCCAGTCAAGCCTTTCCCTAAATATCCTGTCAATCTTTTGCTTTGCCCCGAGCAGCACAGGCATCTCATTCGGCGCGGTCTTCTCAGCCCAGTACGGCCCTTTCCGGTATTACCAAC
This window encodes:
- a CDS encoding uncharacterized protein (EggNog:ENOG41~TransMembrane:1 (o359-381i)), with the protein product MTSHESSLLQARGGAHAHAHSAYKHRHAHGHGHDHLHHHYPHDAVSGPRPGDDKPDTNQSPDLKKRANAPAIDEKSTDGITPTATSLVTEVIQTVSLVQIVDTLGSPLSTLTQFAVPNTVVINKDTGKTISASNPDPTPAPAAPGSGPDLSKGVSSSSTISSQAKATPLPSISASSPASLSPSAPSSSPSTAPPPASSPASSPASSPASSPASLPASSPAPSPAPSPAPSLGIGHHNGTNIHRSSSHSSAANSMFYAESVNATATSTTLSSTTPTTHSSTSLTTKTKTTTSESSSFEPTSFTEPVTSTISSFEPQATDGGFGGGFGGGATPSTIDSTQPTPSSSSNSTVSALSPQQKQVIGGVLGGVAGAAFFLVLVLVALRWKRRQNNAALVAGQPTSESRGLPPASGAPSGVPNGGDGSGGGSAMAEKYSAVALTAAFTGLAPKRSSASVNSSEMGERGFYRVSGRKLPSVLQVGGDGYSDPRSSFMSGTSDYYRGSQAFDPFGGPGTRLQLGAPMRPDSGVPIVRSGPARPVVAEENPFADPPTSPPGDVSAPPSARPRGSPRRGSRFQEGI